The Streptomyces pactum genome contains a region encoding:
- a CDS encoding TetR/AcrR family transcriptional regulator, giving the protein MRTVDPARRQARRRHIVNTAAELFAAKGFERTTTAEICKAAGMSAGNLFHYFPNKRAIFHAVFEDEEHDSAAKAERLAAARTADDPWTALLDIVDLLAAPAAEPLVPALVMEAMIQAYRDPELEALLSRDNDEERATITGLLHDSAAAGQIDPTLDPDDTAAWIMALIAALYTSAATDPSFTPDAQLPTLRLILHRFLRPHTHEEPER; this is encoded by the coding sequence ATGAGGACAGTCGACCCAGCCAGGCGCCAGGCACGGCGCCGGCACATCGTCAACACTGCGGCCGAACTCTTCGCCGCCAAAGGTTTCGAGCGCACCACCACGGCAGAGATCTGCAAGGCCGCCGGCATGAGCGCGGGCAACCTGTTCCACTACTTCCCCAACAAGCGCGCGATCTTCCACGCCGTCTTCGAGGACGAGGAGCACGACAGCGCCGCCAAGGCCGAGCGTCTCGCCGCTGCCCGCACCGCCGACGACCCGTGGACCGCCCTCCTCGACATCGTCGACCTCCTCGCCGCCCCCGCCGCGGAGCCGCTGGTCCCCGCCCTCGTCATGGAGGCGATGATCCAGGCTTACCGCGACCCCGAACTCGAAGCACTGCTGAGCCGTGACAACGATGAGGAACGGGCCACCATCACCGGCCTGCTGCACGACTCGGCCGCAGCAGGCCAGATCGACCCCACCCTGGACCCCGACGACACCGCAGCCTGGATCATGGCACTCATCGCCGCTCTCTACACCAGCGCCGCCACCGACCCGTCCTTCACCCCGGACGCCCAGCTCCCCACCCTGCGCCTGATCCTCCATCGCTTCCTGCGACCCCACACACACGAGGAACCGGAGCGATGA
- a CDS encoding YqeB family protein: MNMRKGAGRESQGSRLTVLRQPTLSTVCVYFLFMLVGAGVGWLVGLLADWLVTLPWAPLQGPAELVASIPAPWLPAAGSVAGLALGLVAQHEQLVIRLSDDRVVLTCKGRAQEFSRDAIAAVLRDGKQLVLLGHDCGELTRQECDLDVGRVAGAFTEHRYVWADADPHKDEFRRWVPDTPGLPEGANAILKARQESLEKKSSSDDDVQELREELARLGVVVRDEKRRQHWRTFRKSGPAVE; this comes from the coding sequence ATGAACATGCGCAAGGGAGCCGGGCGGGAGTCGCAAGGAAGCCGGCTCACCGTGCTTCGACAGCCGACTTTGAGCACTGTGTGTGTCTATTTCTTATTCATGCTGGTGGGGGCGGGTGTCGGCTGGCTGGTCGGCCTTCTGGCCGACTGGCTGGTGACGCTTCCCTGGGCACCGCTACAGGGACCGGCCGAGCTCGTTGCGTCGATCCCCGCTCCGTGGTTGCCCGCCGCGGGTTCGGTGGCTGGGCTGGCCCTTGGGCTTGTTGCTCAGCACGAGCAGTTGGTGATTCGCCTGTCGGATGACCGCGTTGTGCTCACCTGCAAGGGACGTGCGCAGGAGTTCTCACGTGACGCCATCGCCGCAGTGCTCCGGGACGGCAAGCAACTCGTCCTGCTCGGCCACGACTGCGGCGAGCTCACCCGGCAAGAGTGTGACCTGGACGTCGGCCGCGTTGCCGGCGCATTTACCGAGCACCGTTACGTGTGGGCGGATGCCGATCCGCACAAGGATGAGTTCCGCCGCTGGGTCCCTGACACTCCTGGCCTCCCGGAGGGTGCGAACGCCATCCTCAAAGCCCGCCAGGAGTCGTTGGAGAAGAAGAGTTCCTCGGACGACGACGTTCAAGAGCTCCGGGAGGAACTGGCCCGTCTCGGCGTCGTCGTGAGAGACGAAAAGCGACGTCAGCACTGGAGGACGTTCCGGAAGTCAGGTCCGGCCGTGGAATGA